Within bacterium, the genomic segment TTCCCTCATTCGTTCCTGGCGGTGTTTTCTGGATCTATTTTACCGGTCTGGCGATGATCGCGGCCGCCGCGGCTATCATCGCGCAAAAATACGCCAGGCTGGCCTCCACCTTGCTTGCCGCCTTGCTGGGCGTCTTCATCCTGACGTTACATATCCCCGGAATGTTCAATCCCGAGACCATGCAGATGTCGATGATCGGCCTGCTGAAAGATATGGCGATTGCCGGCGGGGCCCTGGTGATTGCCAGCATCTCCAAAAATTGAGTCAGCCGGACCCGACGCTCACGGGCCAAACCGGATGAGTTCGGCCGGCATTCTTAAAAAACAGGGCGGCCCACTTTCAGCAGTGGCCGCCCTTTTGCATTTTAATAAAAGAGTATGTCGGGTGGGCACAAGGGGCCCGGCCGAACTCATCGGGCCCCGGCCGTGCGCAGCAGCGCTCTCAAGGCGGCATCCCCGTTGCGGATGGCGATCTGGAGTGCCGTCTCACCGGAGACCGTCTGGGCATTCACTTCGATTCCTTTCTTCAACAGGAGCTCGGCGCTGAAGGGATCACGGTGTTCGGCCGCAGCGATCAGCGCGGTATGACCATCCTGGCAGCGAAAGCGGACGTCGGCACCATAGCGCAGCAGGAGCTGAGTCATCTCGACCCCGCCAGAACCGATGAGCGGTGTTTTGCCGGCATGATCGCTGGCGTTCAACTGCGCGCCGTCGCGAAGCAGCCATTCGGCGATCTCGACGCTCCCGGCGGTCATAAGGAGTGAGCCCTTCGTGGTTGACGGCATGAATATCCGCCCCCTTGTCGATGAGCAAGCTCAGAAACTTTGGCTCGAAGTCGCACATCAGCGGGGTGAGACCATTCGCAGCGGCAGCATTGACGTCCGCGCCCCGCGGCGTTCAGATTTCCTCATGGTCCCTCGTTCCATTATCCAGGGCGCTGATAGCGCCGCCGATCATTCCACCCTCACTTTGCCCCCCATGGTCCGGCCGTAAACCTCGGGTTTGTACATCTCTTCAGCCCGGGTCGGTGGCAGGGTGAAGGTGCCGGGCGTCGTCGCGCGCATCAGATAGGTGTAGGTGTGCACCCCTTCCGGCAGCCAGTCGGCGAAGAGCAGCACCCGGTCATCCTGTTTCTCAATGTGGGTAAATCCGCTCCACCACTCTTCTCCGGCGGATTCATCCTCTTCCATCCGCGCCGTCGCCGCACTGGTCGTCGCAAAGGTGACCTGGACCGCCTCCAGGCCCGCAGGCAGCGGGTCGTCCACCACGACGTAGTGACGCGCCTGGGGCACCACCACCGTCAGCGTGACCTTGACCACCTCACCAGCCGGTATCTTCTCCGAAACCTTTTGTCCGGAAGTGAGCGGTTCCATCACCTTGAAGACCGTAATCCCCTCCTCGCGCGTATCGTCATACTTGAGGGGGTAATAACTCATGCGCAGGCCATAATAGAGGGTGCCCGGCCCCTCCTTGCTGATCTCGGCCTGAACTTTTTTCTCTGGGTACGCCGACAGCGGCAGGACCCGGCGCTCCACGGCGACTGAGCGTCCGGCGAAGAGCGCACTCATCACCTCCTGGCCGGCGAGTCGGACCCGGGCGGTGAACCGGGGCGTCTCTGCTTCGTTCTTCTTCAGGTATTCGGAAAGCGCATAAAGGACGAAAAAATTCTCCTGGGTATTAGACCAATGCCCCTCTCGGCGCTCGGTCATCAGCCAGGCAACCGCTTGCCCGGCCTGCGGAAACGTCGCTCCGGTTTCGAGCAAAGCCTGCAGCACCACGGCGGTGGTGCGGACATCCGAGTCGTAGATCCAGGGGGCCTCGTTCTCCGCCGCGAAATGGACCTCCGTCGGCGAGACGCGGATCTTGTTGAGCAACTCCTGAGTCAGCCGGGCCCTGGAGTCGTCCTTGCGGCCGAGAAGAGAGACCGTTTTAAGCAGCCACGCTTTGCCGGTCGTTGTCATCGGCGTCTTGGCCCCGATCAGGCGGTCCAGTGCAGAAGCCTCCGCCTGTCCGTTGAGTGCCAGCACGTAGAGCATCAGAGCATGGGTCGTCTGCCAGGAGGCCTGATTGTAAGGCGTAGCCTGATAGTACTCTCCTTTGAGCACATTTTTTATGAAGGTGAGGGCATCCGTCAGGAGGGCCTCATCCACATCATATCCCGCTTTTTGGGCCAGCGTCATGGCCCAGGCGGCATAGGCGGTAACGAATGGCGAGCTGTAGTTCGATCCAGGCCAGATCGCAAAGCCGCCTTCCTCGGTGCGAAAACGGCCGAGGTCGGCGAGCACGCTGCGGGCGATAGATTTGTACTCTTTGGCGCCCTTTGTTTGCAGTCCGAAAGCATCCACCAGATCACCGGAGACCAGCACCGGCAGGGCCCGCGACAGGCGCTGCTCGAGGCACTCATAGGGATAATACATCAGATACTCGAAAGGTCCGGAGAGTTCGGAGAGGGCCGTCGAGGCGAGCGACACCTCGAGGGTCGAAAGCTCCTTATGCGCGGCCTGGGGGATTTCCAGAATCTGCGCGGCAGATCCCCCAGCGCGCTCGTAAAGGGCAACCGTCTCCCGCACGCCCGGTACCTCGACAGGAATGGAGCGTTCGAGTGCATCGCTGGACCCAGCCATCTGGCAGCGGAAGCGGAAGGTGGCTGTGCCCTCTTTCACCGCCCTGAATGAATAACGCACCTCCTGGCTACCATTGCGAGGCACGGTCACCGTGACGGCGCTCGGCCCCTGCAATTCGAGGCCGCTGACCTCAAGATTCAGGGTGGCCTCGCCCGCCTCGCCGGAATAATTGTGGATCACCGCCCCCGCCTCGAAGGTATCACCGATGCGGGCAAAGCGCGGCAGCGTGGCCAGCAGCATCAGGGGCTGATTAACCTTGATCTCGCTGCTGGCATATCCGAACTCAGAGGCGATGGAATTGGCGACGGCCATGATCTTGAAGGTGGTGAGGTTATCCGGCAGCTTGAAGGTCACACGCGCATGGCCGGTGGCATCGACGTCAAGCGCCGGATTCCAGTAAGCGGTGGCCTTGAAATTCTTGCGCAGGTCCATCTCGCTGCTGTAGCCTTCGGCGCCGCCACCGCCGCGTTTCTCGCCCTTCTCGCCGTAGTTGCGCTGCTCAACGATATGGAGACGGGTCTCGGAGGTCTGCACCGAGAGCGGCCGGTTGCCGTAGAAGACATCGAAAGGATCAGGAAGCTCATAGTTGATCAGGTCGAGGACGCCGCGATCGACGACGGCCAGGGTGACCTCGGCGGCCGAGGGTTCGCCGGCCGCATCCTTGACGTCAATATCCAGCGTGACCGGAGTGCCTGGAAGATAATCGCTGCGCTCCGCCTGTACAGCCACCTTGAGATGCTGGTCTCCGGGATCGACCGGCAGGTTGACATAGCCGATCTTGAATGCCGGGCGGCCGACATCTTCACCCTCTTCGGAAAACAGGGCGTTGCCCGCCCGACCACGCAGGAGTATCACCGAAACGAAAACGTTGGGTAGATATTTTCGCGTCAACGGGATCTCGAGCGTCGGTGTGCTCCCGGTCAGTGTCACAACCTGCTGGCTCATGATCCCTTCACGCTCGAGGGTCACCAAAGCCTGGGCACTTTCGAACGGCGACTTGACCATCACCCGGGCCGTCTGGCCCGGTTTGTACCCGGTGCGGTCCGCAACCAGTTCTATC encodes:
- a CDS encoding DoxX family protein, which encodes MKTLTTVGRIVFALPFVVFGINHLTHASAMAGMIPSFVPGGVFWIYFTGLAMIAAAAAIIAQKYARLASTLLAALLGVFILTLHIPGMFNPETMQMSMIGLLKDMAIAGGALVIASISKN
- a CDS encoding ankyrin repeat domain-containing protein encodes the protein MPSTTKGSLLMTAGSVEIAEWLLRDGAQLNASDHAGKTPLIGSGGVEMTQLLLRYGADVRFRCQDGHTALIAAAEHRDPFSAELLLKKGIEVNAQTVSGETALQIAIRNGDAALRALLRTAGAR